A genome region from Pan troglodytes isolate AG18354 chromosome 3, NHGRI_mPanTro3-v2.0_pri, whole genome shotgun sequence includes the following:
- the CCDC110 gene encoding coiled-coil domain-containing protein 110 isoform X6, giving the protein MEQPFTHRLKRRSKISLSKYGCIAESENQIQPQSALKVLQQQLESFQALRMQTLQNVSMVQSEISEILNKSIIEVENPQFSSEKNLVFGTRIEKDLPTENQEENLSMEKSHHFEDSKTLHSVEEKLSGDSVNSLPQSVNVPSQIHSEDTLTLRTSTDNLSSNIIIHPSENSDILKNYNNFYRFLPTAPQNLMSQADTVIQDKSKITVPFLKHGFCENLDDICHSIKQMKEELQKSHDGEVALTNELQTLQTDPNVHRNGKYDMSPIHQDKMNFIKEENMDGNLNEDIKSKRISELEALVKKLLPFRETVSKFHVHFCRKCKKLSKSEMHRGKKNEKNNKEIPITGKNITDLKFHSRVPRYTLSFLDQTKHEMKDKERQQFLVKQGSIIFENEKTSKVNSVTEQCVAKIQYLQNYLKESVQIQKKVTELESENLNLKSKMKPLIFTTQSLIQKVETYEKQLKNLVEEKSTIQSKLSKTEEDSKECLKEFKKIISKYNVLQGQNKTLEEKNIQLSLEKQQMMEALDQLKSKEHKTQSDMAIVNNENNRMSIEMEAMKTNILLIQDEKEMLEKKTHQLLKEKSSLGNELKESQLEIMQLKEKERLAKTEQETLLQIIETVKDEKLNLETTLQESTAARQIMEREIENIQTYQSTAEKNFLQEIKNAKSEASIYKNSLSEIGKECEMLSKMVMETKTDNQILKEELKKHSQENIKFENSISRLTEDKILLENYVRSVENERDTLEFEMRNLQREYLSLSDKICNQHNDPSKTTYISRREKFHFDNYTHEDNSSPRSRPLASDLKGGNTTLDNTHACPGSRGNTISSFQGCKHTCSVLQRHSVFQDCYSNIPC; this is encoded by the exons ATGGAACAACCCTTTACTCACAGACTGAAGAGACGGAGCAAGATCAGCCTCAGTA AATATGGCTGCATAGCAGAATCAGAAAATCAAATCCAACCACAATCAGCATTGAAA GTCCTTCAGCAGCAGTTGGAATCATTTCAGGCTTTGCGAATGCAGACTTTGCAGAATGTCAGCATG GTACAGTCGGAAATCAGTGAAATATTGAACAAAAGTATTATTGAAGTAGAAAACCCACAATTTAGCTCAGAAAAAAATCTGGTGTTTGGCACGCGCATTGAAAAGGATTTG CCTACAGAGAATCAAGAAGAAAACCTTTCTATGGAGAAAAGTCATCATTTTGAGGATTCCAAGACACTTCATTCAGTGGAAGAAAAATTAAGTGGTGATAGTGTGAACAGTCTCCCTCAAAGTGTAAATGTTCCATCCCAGATACATTCCGAGGACACATTAACTCTGAGAACTTCAACAGACAATTTATCTTCAAACATAATTATACACCCTTCAGAAAATTCTGACATCTTGAAGAATTATAATAACTTTTATCGTTTTCTACCTACTGCACCTCAAAATCTGATGTCTCAAGCTGATACAGTAATTCAGGATAAATCCAAAATTACTGTGCCTTTTCTCAAGCATGGATTTTGTGAAAATTTAGATGACATTTGCCATTCtatcaaacaaatgaaagaagagCTTCAAAAGTCACATGATGGGGAAGTGGCACTTACAAATGAacttcagactttacaaactgatcCAAATGTTCACAGGAATGGTAAATATGACATGTCCCCTATTCACCAGGATAAAATGAACTTTATTAAGGAAGAAAACATGGACGGTAACTTAAATGAAGATATAAAATCAAAGAGAATTTCAGAATTAGAGGCATTAGTGAAGAAATTACTCCCCTTCAGGGAAACAGTGTCAAAATTCCATGTGCATTtttgtagaaaatgtaaaaagttatCTAAGAGTGAAATGCACaggggaaagaaaaatgagaaaaacaataaagaaattccCATCACTGGCAAAAATATTACAGATTTAAAATTCCATTCCAGAGTTCCAAGATACACACTGTCCTTCCTCGACCAAACAAAACatgaaatgaaagacaaagaaagacaacAATTTCTAGTAAAACAAGGatcaataatatttgaaaatgagaaaacttcCAAAGTTAATTCCGTTACTGAGCAGTGTGTTGCAAAAATTCAGTACTTACAGAATTACCTAAAAGAATCTGTGCAGATACAAAAAAAGGTAACGGAACTGGAGAGTGAAAATCTAAACCTTAAGTCCAAAATGAAACCTCTTATCTTTACCACACAATCTCTCATACAGAAAGTTGAAACATATGAAAAGCAACTTAAGAATCTGGTTGAAGAAAAGAGTACTATTCAGTCTAAGTTAAGTAAAACAGAAGAAGACAGCAAAGAGTgtcttaaagaatttaaaaaaataattagtaaatatAATGTTCTGCAAGGCCAAAATAAAActctagaggaaaaaaatatacaacTTTCTTTAGAGAAGCAACAAATGATGGAAGCATTAGATCAACTAAAAAGTAAGGAACACAAAACTCAAAGTGATATGGCCATTGTCAATAATGAAAATAATCGAATGAGTATAGAAATGGAAGCAATGAAAACCAATATTCTGTTGAtacaagatgaaaaagaaatgttagagaaaaaaacacaccagcttctaaaagaaaaaagctcaCTTGGAAATGAACTAAAAGAAAGCCAGCTAGAGATAATGCagctaaaagagaaagaaagattggCAAAAACGGAACAAGAGACACTTCTTCAAATAATAGAAACAGTTAAAGATGAAAAACTCAACCTTGAAACAACATTACAAGAATCTACTGCTGCCAGGCAAATTATGGAAAGAGAAATTGAGAATATTCAAACCTACCAATCTACTGCCGAAAAGAATTTtctgcaagaaataaaaaatgcaaaatcagaAGCAAGTATTTATAAGAATAGCTTGTCAGAAATTGGCAAGGAATGTGAAATGTTATCAAAAATGGTAATGGAAACCAAAACAGATAATCAGATTCTAAAAGAAGAACTAAAGAAACATagtcaagaaaatataaaatttgaaaacagcaTCAGTAGACTTACTGAAGACAAAATACTTTTAGAAAATTACGTAAGAAGCGTAGAAAATGAAAGGGATACCTTGGAATTTGAGATGCGGAATCTTCAACGAGAATATTTAAGTTTAAGTGATAAAATTTGTAATCAGCATAATGACCCTTCAAAAACAACTTATAtttcaagaagagagaaattccaTTTTGACAACTATACTCACGAAGATAATTCTAGTCCTCGGAGTAGGCCTTTGGCTTCGGATTTGAAAG
- the CCDC110 gene encoding coiled-coil domain-containing protein 110 isoform X15 gives MEQPFTHRLKRRSKISLSKYGCIAESENQIQPQSALKVLQQQLESFQALRMQTLQNVSMPTENQEENLSMEKSHHFEDSKTLHSVEEKLSGDSVNSLPQSVNVPSQIHSEDTLTLRTSTDNLSSNIIIHPSENSDILKNYNNFYRFLPTAPQNLMSQADTVIQDKSKITVPFLKHGFCENLDDICHSIKQMKEELQKSHDGEVALTNELQTLQTDPNVHRNGKYDMSPIHQDKMNFIKEENMDGNLNEDIKSKRISELEALVKKLLPFRETVSKFHVHFCRKCKKLSKSEMHRGKKNEKNNKEIPITGKNITDLKFHSRVPRYTLSFLDQTKHEMKDKERQQFLVKQGSIIFENEKTSKVNSVTEQCVAKIQYLQNYLKESVQIQKKVTELESENLNLKSKMKPLIFTTQSLIQKVETYEKQLKNLVEEKSTIQSKLSKTEEDSKECLKEFKKIISKYNVLQGQNKTLEEKNIQLSLEKQQMMEALDQLKSKEHKTQSDMAIVNNENNRMSIEMEAMKTNILLIQDEKEMLEKKTHQLLKEKSSLGNELKESQLEIMQLKEKERLAKTEQETLLQIIETVKDEKLNLETTLQESTAARQIMEREIENIQTYQSTAEKNFLQEIKNAKSEASIYKNSLSEIGKECEMLSKMVMETKTDNQILKEELKKHSQENIKFENSISRLTEDKILLENYVRSVENERDTLEFEMRNLQREYLSLSDKICNQHNDPSKTTYISRREKFHFDNYTHEDNSSPRSRPLASDLKGGNTTLDNTHACPGSRGNTISSFQGCKHTCSVLQRHSVFQDCYSNIPC, from the exons ATGGAACAACCCTTTACTCACAGACTGAAGAGACGGAGCAAGATCAGCCTCAGTA AATATGGCTGCATAGCAGAATCAGAAAATCAAATCCAACCACAATCAGCATTGAAA GTCCTTCAGCAGCAGTTGGAATCATTTCAGGCTTTGCGAATGCAGACTTTGCAGAATGTCAGCATG CCTACAGAGAATCAAGAAGAAAACCTTTCTATGGAGAAAAGTCATCATTTTGAGGATTCCAAGACACTTCATTCAGTGGAAGAAAAATTAAGTGGTGATAGTGTGAACAGTCTCCCTCAAAGTGTAAATGTTCCATCCCAGATACATTCCGAGGACACATTAACTCTGAGAACTTCAACAGACAATTTATCTTCAAACATAATTATACACCCTTCAGAAAATTCTGACATCTTGAAGAATTATAATAACTTTTATCGTTTTCTACCTACTGCACCTCAAAATCTGATGTCTCAAGCTGATACAGTAATTCAGGATAAATCCAAAATTACTGTGCCTTTTCTCAAGCATGGATTTTGTGAAAATTTAGATGACATTTGCCATTCtatcaaacaaatgaaagaagagCTTCAAAAGTCACATGATGGGGAAGTGGCACTTACAAATGAacttcagactttacaaactgatcCAAATGTTCACAGGAATGGTAAATATGACATGTCCCCTATTCACCAGGATAAAATGAACTTTATTAAGGAAGAAAACATGGACGGTAACTTAAATGAAGATATAAAATCAAAGAGAATTTCAGAATTAGAGGCATTAGTGAAGAAATTACTCCCCTTCAGGGAAACAGTGTCAAAATTCCATGTGCATTtttgtagaaaatgtaaaaagttatCTAAGAGTGAAATGCACaggggaaagaaaaatgagaaaaacaataaagaaattccCATCACTGGCAAAAATATTACAGATTTAAAATTCCATTCCAGAGTTCCAAGATACACACTGTCCTTCCTCGACCAAACAAAACatgaaatgaaagacaaagaaagacaacAATTTCTAGTAAAACAAGGatcaataatatttgaaaatgagaaaacttcCAAAGTTAATTCCGTTACTGAGCAGTGTGTTGCAAAAATTCAGTACTTACAGAATTACCTAAAAGAATCTGTGCAGATACAAAAAAAGGTAACGGAACTGGAGAGTGAAAATCTAAACCTTAAGTCCAAAATGAAACCTCTTATCTTTACCACACAATCTCTCATACAGAAAGTTGAAACATATGAAAAGCAACTTAAGAATCTGGTTGAAGAAAAGAGTACTATTCAGTCTAAGTTAAGTAAAACAGAAGAAGACAGCAAAGAGTgtcttaaagaatttaaaaaaataattagtaaatatAATGTTCTGCAAGGCCAAAATAAAActctagaggaaaaaaatatacaacTTTCTTTAGAGAAGCAACAAATGATGGAAGCATTAGATCAACTAAAAAGTAAGGAACACAAAACTCAAAGTGATATGGCCATTGTCAATAATGAAAATAATCGAATGAGTATAGAAATGGAAGCAATGAAAACCAATATTCTGTTGAtacaagatgaaaaagaaatgttagagaaaaaaacacaccagcttctaaaagaaaaaagctcaCTTGGAAATGAACTAAAAGAAAGCCAGCTAGAGATAATGCagctaaaagagaaagaaagattggCAAAAACGGAACAAGAGACACTTCTTCAAATAATAGAAACAGTTAAAGATGAAAAACTCAACCTTGAAACAACATTACAAGAATCTACTGCTGCCAGGCAAATTATGGAAAGAGAAATTGAGAATATTCAAACCTACCAATCTACTGCCGAAAAGAATTTtctgcaagaaataaaaaatgcaaaatcagaAGCAAGTATTTATAAGAATAGCTTGTCAGAAATTGGCAAGGAATGTGAAATGTTATCAAAAATGGTAATGGAAACCAAAACAGATAATCAGATTCTAAAAGAAGAACTAAAGAAACATagtcaagaaaatataaaatttgaaaacagcaTCAGTAGACTTACTGAAGACAAAATACTTTTAGAAAATTACGTAAGAAGCGTAGAAAATGAAAGGGATACCTTGGAATTTGAGATGCGGAATCTTCAACGAGAATATTTAAGTTTAAGTGATAAAATTTGTAATCAGCATAATGACCCTTCAAAAACAACTTATAtttcaagaagagagaaattccaTTTTGACAACTATACTCACGAAGATAATTCTAGTCCTCGGAGTAGGCCTTTGGCTTCGGATTTGAAAG
- the CCDC110 gene encoding coiled-coil domain-containing protein 110 isoform X9, with protein MSPEKQHQEEDEVDSVLLSASKILNSSEGVKESGCSDTEYGCIAESENQIQPQSALKVLQQQLESFQALRMQTLQNVSMVQSEISEILNKSIIEVENPQFSSEKNLVFGTRIEKDLPTENQEENLSMEKSHHFEDSKTLHSVEEKLSGDSVNSLPQSVNVPSQIHSEDTLTLRTSTDNLSSNIIIHPSENSDILKNYNNFYRFLPTAPQNLMSQADTVIQDKSKITVPFLKHGFCENLDDICHSIKQMKEELQKSHDGEVALTNELQTLQTDPNVHRNGKYDMSPIHQDKMNFIKEENMDGNLNEDIKSKRISELEALVKKLLPFRETVSKFHVHFCRKCKKLSKSEMHRGKKNEKNNKEIPITGKNITDLKFHSRVPRYTLSFLDQTKHEMKDKERQQFLVKQGSIIFENEKTSKVNSVTEQCVAKIQYLQNYLKESVQIQKKVTELESENLNLKSKMKPLIFTTQSLIQKVETYEKQLKNLVEEKSTIQSKLSKTEEDSKECLKEFKKIISKYNVLQGQNKTLEEKNIQLSLEKQQMMEALDQLKSKEHKTQSDMAIVNNENNRMSIEMEAMKTNILLIQDEKEMLEKKTHQLLKEKSSLGNELKESQLEIMQLKEKERLAKTEQETLLQIIETVKDEKLNLETTLQESTAARQIMEREIENIQTYQSTAEKNFLQEIKNAKSEASIYKNSLSEIGKECEMLSKMVMETKTDNQILKEELKKHSQENIKFENSISRLTEDKILLENYVRSVENERDTLEFEMRNLQREYLSLSDKICNQHNDPSKTTYISRREKFHFDNYTHEDNSSPRSRPLASDLKGYFKVKDRTLKHH; from the exons ATGAGCCCGG AAAAGCAGCACCAGGAAGAGGATGAAGTTGACTCCGTTCTCCTTTCAGCGTCCAAGATCCTAAATTCTTCGGAGGGGGTGAAGGAAAGTGGCTGCAGCGACACAG AATATGGCTGCATAGCAGAATCAGAAAATCAAATCCAACCACAATCAGCATTGAAA GTCCTTCAGCAGCAGTTGGAATCATTTCAGGCTTTGCGAATGCAGACTTTGCAGAATGTCAGCATG GTACAGTCGGAAATCAGTGAAATATTGAACAAAAGTATTATTGAAGTAGAAAACCCACAATTTAGCTCAGAAAAAAATCTGGTGTTTGGCACGCGCATTGAAAAGGATTTG CCTACAGAGAATCAAGAAGAAAACCTTTCTATGGAGAAAAGTCATCATTTTGAGGATTCCAAGACACTTCATTCAGTGGAAGAAAAATTAAGTGGTGATAGTGTGAACAGTCTCCCTCAAAGTGTAAATGTTCCATCCCAGATACATTCCGAGGACACATTAACTCTGAGAACTTCAACAGACAATTTATCTTCAAACATAATTATACACCCTTCAGAAAATTCTGACATCTTGAAGAATTATAATAACTTTTATCGTTTTCTACCTACTGCACCTCAAAATCTGATGTCTCAAGCTGATACAGTAATTCAGGATAAATCCAAAATTACTGTGCCTTTTCTCAAGCATGGATTTTGTGAAAATTTAGATGACATTTGCCATTCtatcaaacaaatgaaagaagagCTTCAAAAGTCACATGATGGGGAAGTGGCACTTACAAATGAacttcagactttacaaactgatcCAAATGTTCACAGGAATGGTAAATATGACATGTCCCCTATTCACCAGGATAAAATGAACTTTATTAAGGAAGAAAACATGGACGGTAACTTAAATGAAGATATAAAATCAAAGAGAATTTCAGAATTAGAGGCATTAGTGAAGAAATTACTCCCCTTCAGGGAAACAGTGTCAAAATTCCATGTGCATTtttgtagaaaatgtaaaaagttatCTAAGAGTGAAATGCACaggggaaagaaaaatgagaaaaacaataaagaaattccCATCACTGGCAAAAATATTACAGATTTAAAATTCCATTCCAGAGTTCCAAGATACACACTGTCCTTCCTCGACCAAACAAAACatgaaatgaaagacaaagaaagacaacAATTTCTAGTAAAACAAGGatcaataatatttgaaaatgagaaaacttcCAAAGTTAATTCCGTTACTGAGCAGTGTGTTGCAAAAATTCAGTACTTACAGAATTACCTAAAAGAATCTGTGCAGATACAAAAAAAGGTAACGGAACTGGAGAGTGAAAATCTAAACCTTAAGTCCAAAATGAAACCTCTTATCTTTACCACACAATCTCTCATACAGAAAGTTGAAACATATGAAAAGCAACTTAAGAATCTGGTTGAAGAAAAGAGTACTATTCAGTCTAAGTTAAGTAAAACAGAAGAAGACAGCAAAGAGTgtcttaaagaatttaaaaaaataattagtaaatatAATGTTCTGCAAGGCCAAAATAAAActctagaggaaaaaaatatacaacTTTCTTTAGAGAAGCAACAAATGATGGAAGCATTAGATCAACTAAAAAGTAAGGAACACAAAACTCAAAGTGATATGGCCATTGTCAATAATGAAAATAATCGAATGAGTATAGAAATGGAAGCAATGAAAACCAATATTCTGTTGAtacaagatgaaaaagaaatgttagagaaaaaaacacaccagcttctaaaagaaaaaagctcaCTTGGAAATGAACTAAAAGAAAGCCAGCTAGAGATAATGCagctaaaagagaaagaaagattggCAAAAACGGAACAAGAGACACTTCTTCAAATAATAGAAACAGTTAAAGATGAAAAACTCAACCTTGAAACAACATTACAAGAATCTACTGCTGCCAGGCAAATTATGGAAAGAGAAATTGAGAATATTCAAACCTACCAATCTACTGCCGAAAAGAATTTtctgcaagaaataaaaaatgcaaaatcagaAGCAAGTATTTATAAGAATAGCTTGTCAGAAATTGGCAAGGAATGTGAAATGTTATCAAAAATGGTAATGGAAACCAAAACAGATAATCAGATTCTAAAAGAAGAACTAAAGAAACATagtcaagaaaatataaaatttgaaaacagcaTCAGTAGACTTACTGAAGACAAAATACTTTTAGAAAATTACGTAAGAAGCGTAGAAAATGAAAGGGATACCTTGGAATTTGAGATGCGGAATCTTCAACGAGAATATTTAAGTTTAAGTGATAAAATTTGTAATCAGCATAATGACCCTTCAAAAACAACTTATAtttcaagaagagagaaattccaTTTTGACAACTATACTCACGAAGATAATTCTAGTCCTCGGAGTAGGCCTTTGGCTTCGGATTTGAAAG
- the CCDC110 gene encoding coiled-coil domain-containing protein 110 isoform X2: MSPEKQHQEEDEVDSVLLSASKILNSSEGVKESGCSDTEYGCIAESENQIQPQSALKVLQQQLESFQALRMQTLQNVSMVQSEISEILNKSIIEVENPQFSSEKNLVFGTRIEKDLPTENQEENLSMEKSHHFEDSKTLHSVEEKLSGDSVNSLPQSVNVPSQIHSEDTLTLRTSTDNLSSNIIIHPSENSDILKNYNNFYRFLPTAPQNLMSQADTVIQDKSKITVPFLKHGFCENLDDICHSIKQMKEELQKSHDGEVALTNELQTLQTDPNVHRNGKYDMSPIHQDKMNFIKEENMDGNLNEDIKSKRISELEALVKKLLPFRETVSKFHVHFCRKCKKLSKSEMHRGKKNEKNNKEIPITGKNITDLKFHSRVPRYTLSFLDQTKHEMKDKERQQFLVKQGSIIFENEKTSKVNSVTEQCVAKIQYLQNYLKESVQIQKKVTELESENLNLKSKMKPLIFTTQSLIQKVETYEKQLKNLVEEKSTIQSKLSKTEEDSKECLKEFKKIISKYNVLQGQNKTLEEKNIQLSLEKQQMMEALDQLKSKEHKTQSDMAIVNNENNRMSIEMEAMKTNILLIQDEKEMLEKKTHQLLKEKSSLGNELKESQLEIMQLKEKERLAKTEQETLLQIIETVKDEKLNLETTLQESTAARQIMEREIENIQTYQSTAEKNFLQEIKNAKSEASIYKNSLSEIGKECEMLSKMVMETKTDNQILKEELKKHSQENIKFENSISRLTEDKILLENYVRSVENERDTLEFEMRNLQREYLSLSDKICNQHNDPSKTTYISRREKFHFDNYTHEDNSSPRSRPLASDLKGGNTTLDNTHACPGSRGNTISSFQGCKHTCSVLQRHSVFQDCYSNIPC; encoded by the exons ATGAGCCCGG AAAAGCAGCACCAGGAAGAGGATGAAGTTGACTCCGTTCTCCTTTCAGCGTCCAAGATCCTAAATTCTTCGGAGGGGGTGAAGGAAAGTGGCTGCAGCGACACAG AATATGGCTGCATAGCAGAATCAGAAAATCAAATCCAACCACAATCAGCATTGAAA GTCCTTCAGCAGCAGTTGGAATCATTTCAGGCTTTGCGAATGCAGACTTTGCAGAATGTCAGCATG GTACAGTCGGAAATCAGTGAAATATTGAACAAAAGTATTATTGAAGTAGAAAACCCACAATTTAGCTCAGAAAAAAATCTGGTGTTTGGCACGCGCATTGAAAAGGATTTG CCTACAGAGAATCAAGAAGAAAACCTTTCTATGGAGAAAAGTCATCATTTTGAGGATTCCAAGACACTTCATTCAGTGGAAGAAAAATTAAGTGGTGATAGTGTGAACAGTCTCCCTCAAAGTGTAAATGTTCCATCCCAGATACATTCCGAGGACACATTAACTCTGAGAACTTCAACAGACAATTTATCTTCAAACATAATTATACACCCTTCAGAAAATTCTGACATCTTGAAGAATTATAATAACTTTTATCGTTTTCTACCTACTGCACCTCAAAATCTGATGTCTCAAGCTGATACAGTAATTCAGGATAAATCCAAAATTACTGTGCCTTTTCTCAAGCATGGATTTTGTGAAAATTTAGATGACATTTGCCATTCtatcaaacaaatgaaagaagagCTTCAAAAGTCACATGATGGGGAAGTGGCACTTACAAATGAacttcagactttacaaactgatcCAAATGTTCACAGGAATGGTAAATATGACATGTCCCCTATTCACCAGGATAAAATGAACTTTATTAAGGAAGAAAACATGGACGGTAACTTAAATGAAGATATAAAATCAAAGAGAATTTCAGAATTAGAGGCATTAGTGAAGAAATTACTCCCCTTCAGGGAAACAGTGTCAAAATTCCATGTGCATTtttgtagaaaatgtaaaaagttatCTAAGAGTGAAATGCACaggggaaagaaaaatgagaaaaacaataaagaaattccCATCACTGGCAAAAATATTACAGATTTAAAATTCCATTCCAGAGTTCCAAGATACACACTGTCCTTCCTCGACCAAACAAAACatgaaatgaaagacaaagaaagacaacAATTTCTAGTAAAACAAGGatcaataatatttgaaaatgagaaaacttcCAAAGTTAATTCCGTTACTGAGCAGTGTGTTGCAAAAATTCAGTACTTACAGAATTACCTAAAAGAATCTGTGCAGATACAAAAAAAGGTAACGGAACTGGAGAGTGAAAATCTAAACCTTAAGTCCAAAATGAAACCTCTTATCTTTACCACACAATCTCTCATACAGAAAGTTGAAACATATGAAAAGCAACTTAAGAATCTGGTTGAAGAAAAGAGTACTATTCAGTCTAAGTTAAGTAAAACAGAAGAAGACAGCAAAGAGTgtcttaaagaatttaaaaaaataattagtaaatatAATGTTCTGCAAGGCCAAAATAAAActctagaggaaaaaaatatacaacTTTCTTTAGAGAAGCAACAAATGATGGAAGCATTAGATCAACTAAAAAGTAAGGAACACAAAACTCAAAGTGATATGGCCATTGTCAATAATGAAAATAATCGAATGAGTATAGAAATGGAAGCAATGAAAACCAATATTCTGTTGAtacaagatgaaaaagaaatgttagagaaaaaaacacaccagcttctaaaagaaaaaagctcaCTTGGAAATGAACTAAAAGAAAGCCAGCTAGAGATAATGCagctaaaagagaaagaaagattggCAAAAACGGAACAAGAGACACTTCTTCAAATAATAGAAACAGTTAAAGATGAAAAACTCAACCTTGAAACAACATTACAAGAATCTACTGCTGCCAGGCAAATTATGGAAAGAGAAATTGAGAATATTCAAACCTACCAATCTACTGCCGAAAAGAATTTtctgcaagaaataaaaaatgcaaaatcagaAGCAAGTATTTATAAGAATAGCTTGTCAGAAATTGGCAAGGAATGTGAAATGTTATCAAAAATGGTAATGGAAACCAAAACAGATAATCAGATTCTAAAAGAAGAACTAAAGAAACATagtcaagaaaatataaaatttgaaaacagcaTCAGTAGACTTACTGAAGACAAAATACTTTTAGAAAATTACGTAAGAAGCGTAGAAAATGAAAGGGATACCTTGGAATTTGAGATGCGGAATCTTCAACGAGAATATTTAAGTTTAAGTGATAAAATTTGTAATCAGCATAATGACCCTTCAAAAACAACTTATAtttcaagaagagagaaattccaTTTTGACAACTATACTCACGAAGATAATTCTAGTCCTCGGAGTAGGCCTTTGGCTTCGGATTTGAAAG